Within Halorubrum lacusprofundi ATCC 49239, the genomic segment TCGCCCGCGGCCTCAGGTAGGCGGGTGCGACCGACCAACGCGAGCACCAGGATGACGACCACGTACGGGATCGTCTGGACCAGCGTGTCGGGGATCGCGTAGCCGAGCTGCTGGAGCCGGATCTGGATCGCGTCGAGCCCGGCGAACAGCACGCCCGCGCCGAGCGTCCCGAGCGGGTTGTAGTTGCCGAACAGGTACGCGACGATGGCGATGAACCCCTTCCCTTGCACCATCGTGTCGCCCGAGCCGATGAACTGGCCGATCGAGAGCGCGAGCGCGGAGCCGCCGACGCCCGAGAGCACGCCCGACAGCAGCACGCCGGCGTGACGCACCTTCGAGACGGAGATACCCACTGTATCGAGCGCCTTCGGGTTCTCGCCCGCCGCTCGCAGGTGTTTCCCGAACGCGGTGCGGTTCAGCGCCCACCACGAGGCCAGCGTCGCGATCACGACCATGGTCGCTGAGTAGTGCCAGCCGATGCGCGCGCCGAGATTCGGGGTGTTGACGCCGCCGAAGAACACCGTCGACATGAACGGCGCCAGCCCTAACGCGATGAGCCAGACCGCCAGTCCGGCGATGATCTGATCGGCTTTGAACTCGATGCAGACGATCCCGAACACGCCGGAGAGTGCGGTCGATGCGGCGATCCCGGCGAGGAAGCCGACCCAGATAGCCGGCACTCCGAGGACGGCGTTGCCGATCCCGACGACCGAGGCGACGTAGACGGAGACGAACGCCGAGATGATCAGCAGTCCCTCCAGCCCGATGTTGATGACGCCGGACTTCTCGGCGAAGATACCGCCGAGCCCGGCCAGCACGATGGGCGCCGCCAGCCGCGCCGTCGACGCCGCGGTGCTCGTCGAGAAGACGATTCCGGCGAGGTCGCCGGCGATCGAGCCGGGCAACAGCAGTCCCAGCAGGCCCAGCAGACCGAGCACCGCCGTGGTGCCCACAACCAGCGACCGCACGTAGTCGGATTCGATCAGATCGTCGAGGATCGGAATCGGCACGTCCGCGAGCGGGTTATGCATCGGTCTCACCTCCCTCGACGGCGGCCGCGTCGTCGGCCGGCCCTGTGCCGCCCGATCCGCTCGTCTCCGGCCCGCTCGGGCCTCGCGAGCCCAGACCGGCGTACCGGCCGATCATCCGGAAGAACTCCGGCATGGCCACAAACAAGATGATCAGGCCGCGCAACACGCCGACGAGTTCGGTCGGCACGTCGGTGCGAAACCCGATCTCCAAGGCGCCACCTTTCAGGATTCCGAACAAGAACGCCGCCGGCAACACGCCGAGTGGGTTGTTGCCGGCGAGGATAGAGACGGTGATCCCGTCGAATCCGAGCGCAGGGACCGACGCCATCCACCGCCCCTGAGACATCAGCACCCACACCGCACCGCCGACGCCGCCGATCGCACCCGAGAGCGTCATCGCCCGGACAGTCGTCGCCTTCGCGTTCACGCCGCCGTACTCGGCGGCGGCCGCCTGCACCCCGCTGGTACGCAGGTCGTAGCCGAACGACGTGTGCTCGACGAGGTAGTAGAGCCCGGCGATGAAGCCGATCCCGACCACCAGCGCCAGCAGCGCGAAGTCGCTCGACTGCGGGAAGAGCCACGGAAGGAACTGTGCGTACTCGGGGACGTACTCGGTGGCGACGACCGAGGAGCCCTCGGCGCGGAATACCTCCAACACGAGCACGTACGCGACGTTCGCGGCGATGAAGTTGAGCATGATTGTCGTGATCACCTCGTTGGCGTCGGTGTACGCCTTCAGCGCGCCCGGAATCGCGCCCCAGAAGCCGCCGCCGACGGCACCCGCGAGGACTCCGGCGACGATCAGCGCGACGCCCGCGACCGGCCCCGCCGGGAGCAGCGGCGCCGCCGCGAGCACGGTCAGTGCGGTCGCAAGACCCCCGACGACCAGCTGGCCCTGTGTCCCGATGT encodes:
- a CDS encoding ABC transporter permease; its protein translation is MHNPLADVPIPILDDLIESDYVRSLVVGTTAVLGLLGLLGLLLPGSIAGDLAGIVFSTSTAASTARLAAPIVLAGLGGIFAEKSGVINIGLEGLLIISAFVSVYVASVVGIGNAVLGVPAIWVGFLAGIAASTALSGVFGIVCIEFKADQIIAGLAVWLIALGLAPFMSTVFFGGVNTPNLGARIGWHYSATMVVIATLASWWALNRTAFGKHLRAAGENPKALDTVGISVSKVRHAGVLLSGVLSGVGGSALALSIGQFIGSGDTMVQGKGFIAIVAYLFGNYNPLGTLGAGVLFAGLDAIQIRLQQLGYAIPDTLVQTIPYVVVILVLALVGRTRLPEAAGEHYETED
- a CDS encoding ABC transporter permease, with translation MSRTNTGSDDGSGSDDIPSIARRVIAPFVDRSVAERLLISVAAILLSIIVGFAIVLVSGRVAQCSTAAWTMPLTGIGFCYDPVEVYLVLFNGALGYPFAVGEPGLIDPAWTPFNLSLGLTLSETTLLIFTGLSVAVAFRAGLFNIGTQGQLVVGGLATALTVLAAAPLLPAGPVAGVALIVAGVLAGAVGGGFWGAIPGALKAYTDANEVITTIMLNFIAANVAYVLVLEVFRAEGSSVVATEYVPEYAQFLPWLFPQSSDFALLALVVGIGFIAGLYYLVEHTSFGYDLRTSGVQAAAAEYGGVNAKATTVRAMTLSGAIGGVGGAVWVLMSQGRWMASVPALGFDGITVSILAGNNPLGVLPAAFLFGILKGGALEIGFRTDVPTELVGVLRGLIILFVAMPEFFRMIGRYAGLGSRGPSGPETSGSGGTGPADDAAAVEGGETDA